The window AACCAATAAAAGCAATAACTAATAACCACGACATAAATCTATACATATTTATTTGTCCTTTTTTCTGCGTTTAACTTCTTAAAATAAAGTATATTGTTGATAAAATGCCAATTGTTCCAATGATAATAAAAATTGGGTGTTGCGAAAATAATCTAATCATTGGTTTAAATAATTGTAGAAATTCACTGTTAGCCACAATAACTTTATTAAAATATTCCAACCCTTCATTTATAAAACGCCATAAACCAAGAAATTTATCAAAAGCAAAAATAGAAAAAACGGTAATTAAAAGAAAAATTATAACTAGTTTAAACATTATTTTTTACCTCACTCTTTAACAGATTTGTTAACTCTTGTCTTTTTATAACTTTCTTTGGCTTGCATTCCAATACCTAAAATAGCAACAAAGACAAAGTTAACAATTAAAGAGATTAAAGGAATAAGGATAATCCGAATTCCGGTGCCGGGAATAGTCATACTTCAAATTAAATCAAAAACTTTATAAATAATATCTGCAAAAAATGATGCCATTTTTTCTAGATTTGCCATAATTAAGTATCCTTTCTTAGATTAAAATAATATGATAGTTAATTCCTATCTTTCAAATTACTTTTTAGTAATTCCATAATAGACTAAATTTTTCCATTTTAAGGTATTTTAATATTTCTAAATCAACTTCAGTAGTTTCATAAAACTTATCTTCATAAGTGTCAACAACAATGCGATTAGCAACGGGGCGTAAAAAAGATAAATACTTATTGTCGTAACACTCTAAAACAGACATTGGAATTTTTAATTTAAAAAAGTAGATATCTAATTCCGGAATATTACGATATTTAGTTTTACGACCTTTTTTATTATTTTTAGCATCAATTAAACTCGTGCGTCAGCGTTCGTATTCTTCTACAGATTTAAAAGTGCCATAGACAACCTTTAGGTAGGGGCGAAAAAAATTAACTGATTTCTTAGTAATACCAACAATAACCGAATTAGCAATATCTCTAACTTTAACCCAAATATGTTCAGGGCGTTGGCCACTGGCTAGAACAATATGACCAAAATGTCTAACAAGAGCAAAATATTCTTGTAAACCTTGGGTTGATTTATCATTTTCTTTATAATCGGTTCCTTCTAAAAATAAATTGGTTTCGTCTCATAACAATAAATGTTTTTCTTCTAATATTGGATATTCATTATCCAATAACGACATATGCCCCAAAGATAACATTTGTTGATCTAAAATTGGAAATGTTGAAGCCGTCTTTCATTTTTTCCTACCTAAAAGTTTTGAAGCAAAAACTAATAAAGCAGTTTTTCCAGTTCCCAATGAACCAATCACAATATTTAATGGTGATTTGAATAAAAAATTAATAAAAGATTTACGATTAACTCATTGCATAAATTTAGTAATTAAAATTAAACAATTTAAGATAATACCGATGATATGAAAAAATGAAACTCAATATTGTGGATTAATAACAACAAGAAAAGCATAATAATATCAAGAAATAATAAAGAAAGTGCGATTTAAGCTAACAAAGTCATTGATTTTTTCACAGATATTTTTTAGAAATTTAAGCATTATCGCACTCCTTTATTTTTTTAATTACTATTAACGAACTCTTAATAGTAGTTTTTCAAACATTCCAAAAGCAAATAAGAATAATCCAACAATTGCCGGAAATAAAAAAATTCAATAAGTAGCAAAGAAATCTACTACTAATGGCATTTGCCCACTGATAATGTCGCTTCAGATTTTTCCAAAAAGTCCTACCATACTATCTCACAAATTACTAATGGCTTGTTTTCCGGTAATTGCTACTGGTGCATCAGCTAAGAAAGTTGTAAACATATAATCACCCCCTTTCTTTTCAAAATATTTATCCTATATTTATTAACAAAAATAAGATTTAACTTTATAAAATAAAATCAACATAAATAAGATAATAACTGTTGTTAGTAATCAAAAAGCGATGTTGGTTGTTAAAAGTCAAAGTGGTTCTTCAGTTAAATTAATTTCTTTACCACCAGTAATATGAGCTGGAATAGTTGTAATTTGGATAAACAAATCTCAGAAAGTTTGTTTAATTTGTTCTCAATTTAAATCTTTTCAAACAACTAGAAACATTGAAATAAACACTTAATCGGAAGAAAGAGAATCGCAATGAAACTGGCAAATAACACAATGATTACAAGAATTGAGAACAAAAATACTACTTGGGGCGGTAAATCAGCAGTTGGATAAATTAATTCAATTAACTTAATAATTACATCTTTTAACATTGCTTTATCCTTTCGTTTGGATTTCTTGATTTTGTTTATCATTTTTTTCAGTTAAATAAGATAATTTAACAATGAAGCGTTTTTCTTTTTTACTAAAATCCCCTTTAATTTCTTTTGCTTGTTTACCATACTTTTTAACATCGTTCATTCAACGCCACAACCCCCAAGCAACAGCAAAAGCGAGTAATAAGGTTAATAAGATAAAACATATTAGACTAAATATTGCCATTATTTTTCAATTTCCTTTCTATTTAAAGTTTGGTTTTTTGTTCTTTTAATTTTGATTTTTTTAATAAGTCACTCAATGCTACAGTTTATAACTACTGCTATTGTAATGCATATATCTAAATACCCTAGTATCATAAGTGAAATTAATGCTTCAAATTTTTCATATAATAATTTCAAATCATTAATTTCCAATTTTAAAAATGGAATGAAAAAGATAGTAATCATAAAAATGTAAGGCAAAATTCTCCATCAATATTTTTTTAAAGAATTAATGAGTTTGTTTAGTTTCATTTTTCAAAGTTCTTTTTTCCTTAATTTTCTTAACAATAAGTCAAACTAATTTTTCAACTTGAAAAGCAATAAATATCGCACTACCAAATCAATAAACAAACAATCCGAGCAACATAATAACAGTATTTAAACCAAAAAACTTATACATATCTTTTTCAATAAAATCAATAAATTCACTATTTGTTCCCATTATCCACTTAGTATCTAATAAAGTTAAAGTTCAAAGTATTAAATTTATAAAAATAAAAACAATGCTAAGTAATATTTTTAACCAATGATTTTTAAATCAATTTTTAATTCTTATTTTAAATTGCACTTTTTCTTTCATTTTTTAACTCCTAATGTTTCATTTTTCTTAGTTGATTTCTAAATCTTAAGCTTTCTAAGGAAGCATAATTTGCACTCTCAAAATCTACATAATCAATATTTTTAAATTCATAGATTGCTCCACACATTTTAGTTTTAAATTTATTAACTGTTGATTTTAAGTATTTTACAAATTCAGAATTTACGGTTCTATTAACAATATTATTCAAAGTATCGGTAAATATTTGTTTTCTAGTAATGGGGTTTTGACAGTTATAAGAGAATTGATAAGCCTTGATATTTAAGTCATACTGGTTTAATGACTTTTCATTCAGGACATTTTTAGTTATATATTTGGAGCAATATTTTACAACCATTTCATTAGTGTTTTCACGAACTCTAATATTTTTATTAATTCCATAAGGTCAAAATTGTAAAATAATTTTATGAGGTATTTTTTCGGTGATTAAAATATGAAAATGAATAACGCCTCTTTTCTGATATTCATATGTATACAAATACGTAATATTTTTATTAATTCCATAAGGTCAAAATTATGATATGCCTTCCGAATAACATTAGATTTTGCACGAATATTACTATTAAGCAGTTTTGTATCACAATTACCTTTATTTTTTAAACCGCTAACATTGCGGTTATTTGCTTTGATGCGTTCTAAAGGCATAACAATATTACGAATATATTGACCGTAATAAATGGTTTTCATATAAAAATCAGTCGGATTTTGAGGTTGTAAATTCATATTTTATGCTCCCGTTTTAGATTTTCGCCAGTTGTGTTATTTAATCAAGTAATAGTCGGCTTCGCCGACTAACCCGCTAGCGGGCGGGGCGGCATACGCCTTCCGCACCGCTTCGCAGACCGAAATGATTACCAATTAACTGGACAAGTTTTTTTAATTTTTTGATAATTCAATTTTTTGCAAATTAACTATTTTAGGATTTTTATCAAAAGTTAATTCACAACTAAAAAATGATTTAACATTTTCTTTTAACAACTTATAAATTTCTTGTTGCTCTAGATTGTTATCATCAATTCATAAAGCTTTTTGTTCACCAGTAGGCTCAAATAAATCATTTTCATATCGCAAAAATTCGGCAGAGTAACCTGACATCACAGAACCATCTTTGTTTTTAAATACTTTTCTTTTTATACTAACTAATTTAATTTTAAACATTATTTTTTAACTCCTTTAATTTTTTTCTTTCATTTTTAAAACTCGTTTGGATTTAGTTATTCATATAAATTTCCCACATCTAATATATTTATAAAAATTAAGCTTTTAATAGTTTTTCACAAAATTTAAAAGTTCTGTTAATTAAATTTAATTTCTAATAAACTAGTATCAATTTCTGTAATAAATCTTGAAGGTAAACAGTAATTATTAGCTATATAAGAAAACCCTTTACTATAACTTAAAAATAATCCTTTTTTTGCTCTTGTAATCGCAACATATAAAACCCTTCGTTCTTCTTCAATAGCAGTAATTCCTTCTTCAATACTTAAAGTATTAGGAAAAACACCTTCATTTAAACCAATAACAAATACAAAATCATATTCTAATCCTTTAGCATTATGAATTGTCATCAAACTAACTTTATCTTGAACAACAGAATTTTCATCTTGGTCAACATATAAACTAACTTCTTGTAAATAATGTTGTAATAATTCTATTCCTTGTAATGAATCATAATTTTGCAAATCATAATTTTCCATATGATTAAATAATTCTTTAACATTTTCTAAGCGTTCTCCTTCAAAACCATCCACTAATTGTTGTAAGTAAGTACCATTATTTAAAAAATCTTGAGCTAAACAAGTTATTTTTTCATATGACTTTAGTTTTTCTTTTCAAACTTTTAAATATGTAACTAATTTAACTATTGATGGTTTTAAACTAGAAACATTTACCATTAAATATTTTAAAAGCGATTGCTCGCTATTTTGTGATTGTTCAATTAAATTGTTAATTGTTGTTATCCCCACACCTTTAATTAAATTCAAAATTCGTATTATTGATAATTCATCACCATAAACTAAAGTTTTTAAGTAAGCTAAAACATCCTTAATTTCTTTTCTTTCAAAAAACTTAAAAGCACCATAAATACGATAATTAATATAATTATTAATTAATGCCGTTTCTAAATGATGAGAAAGATGATTAGCACGATAAAGAATTAAAATATTTTTTAATAAAATATTTTTTTCAACTAACTTTTTAATTTCTTTAATTACCCAATTAGCCTCGCAAATACTAGTATTACCACAATATAGTTTTATCTTGTTACCGCGGTTATTCATTGCAAATAAATCTTTAGCAATTCGTGAATGATTATAACTAATAAGAATATTTGCAACATCTAAAATATTTTGTATTGAACGATAATTTTGATTAAGAATAAAAGTTTTCGCATTAGGAAAATAATTATTAAAATCTAAAATTAATCTTGCTTTTGCCCCTCGAAAAGAATAAATTGTTTGGTCAGGGTCACCAACAACAGTAATATTTTGATGTATTTTTACTAAATAATTAATTAATTGAAACTGTAATTCATTAGTATCTTGAAATTCATCAACCAAAACATAAGAAAATTGTTTCTGTCACTTTTGTAGTACTTCTGAATGCTGAGAAAATAATTTCAAAGTTAATATTAATAAATCATCAAAATCAACCATATTATTTTTAGACAAATATTGTAAATAAATCTTATAGATTTCTAATCATTGTTGCTTATATTCATAATAAAAGGCGTTATTAATAACATCACAATAAGATAATTGGTTATTCTTTAAATAAGAAATCATACTACTAACTTTTTTAATTTCATTATTATCAAAATTATATTGCTTATTTTTACTAATATTTTTTAAAATATTGATTTTATCAACAGTATCAATGATAATAAAATCTTTTGTATATCCTAAAACCATAATATCTCTTCTTAAAACCCTAACACAAAAAGCATGATATGTATGGATTCATATATATTTAGATTCATCATTACCAACTAATTCATTTAATCGACTTTTCATTTCATTAGTTGCCTTATTAGTAAAAGTTACCGCTAAAATTTGACTACTATTAATGGCCAAATTATGAATTAAATGAGCAATTTTATAAATAATAACTCTTGTTTTGCCACTTCCTGCACCAGCTATAATTCTATTAGCACCTTCACTACTTAAAACAGCTAATCTTTGCTTCTCGTTTAAATGTTTTAAATTTATAACTTCTTTCAAAATTTAAAAGCCATTTTTGTCACAAGAATTACAGATTCCAACTGTATTTTTATTACCAACAACATAACTTTCGCTATCGCATTCGATACAAAATATTACTGCCAAAAGAATACACCCCCAAATAATTTATAAAAACCAAATGTGCAAAACATCTGTGGTTTCTACATTTTTAGAACATCGTGTAATATACCACAGACTTATGACAAACACAAGAAGTTTTTTAAAAAAGGTCGCGTTTAGTTTTCTTAGGTATTGCTTTGAAGAAGTAAAACAATCAGCTAATTTATATTATTTAATTACTAAACTAACCCTGCCTTTCTTGTTATTGTCATCTTTATTCGCTATGATTTTATCATATTATTGAATTTTTACACAACAAAAAATTATTAATTTTATTAAATTTTCACTAATTATCTAAATTTATGTTTTCTATATTTATTCGTATATACAATACTGCCCTTATTAATTCAACTATCATCATTTTTCTTATTATATTTATTTCATAATGAAGTTTTATATATTTCTTTTCTGATTTCTATTTCTGAATTAATATTTTCATTAATGTAATGTAATACATTTAATTTGTTTAAATTTGCCATTCTTAAATGTAATAAGTTATTTAAATTCTTATGATTATATATTTTTGCTCCATATCCTAATTGTTGTTTTACCAAATGCGATACATCACTTTCAATGCTACAACCGATATTTCATTCTAAATTTTGATTATTAATACCTTGTTTATTATTACTGAAATAATTACTCGCCTTTCTTAAATTTGTTTTAATATCTTTATTTAATTCATTTTTAGCAACATTACGAATGTTTTTGATTAATTCTTGATGATTTCCATCTTTATATAATTTAATTCAACTATTTAATGTTACTTTGCGATTTTCAAAAATAATATTAAATGCAGTTTGTTTTAATTTTTTAATAGCGTGATAACCATCTAAAATATATCTAACATTACCAAAACTGTTGGCAATTTCTCTAATTCAAGTATCACCATCACCACAAACAATTATTTTGTCATAATTAATATTCGTATAATGTTTTTGTAATTCTTTAATTAATGAATCACGATAGTCCATCGTATTTATTCGTTTACCAACTTTTAACATTAGAAAATGACCTCGTTTGTTTTCTAATTCTCTACGAGCGTTTTTGTAATTTTTTTCTTTATGTCCGGTATGAAAAGTAACTAAACGAATTCTTTGGTCTTGTTTA is drawn from Spiroplasma endosymbiont of Clivina fossor and contains these coding sequences:
- a CDS encoding Mbov_0401 family ICE element transposase-like protein — protein: MLKINNNVKTPENKHWFSLFTTHKNMYTNKCEQLANEYEKLDEYLYKYHYRLKQGYKVVHFATRTIITIFGDVTFKRRRYKYWNQKSGKFEYVCLLDKEIGLLPKQRIYFDVQFKVLSLLGDGKRYRDVLDALNHCYISKASISSILNKYDIAEYFQLAEKETKTRIDVKNKDLYIQLDETFLATLDHKVKQDQRIRLVTFHTGHKEKNYKNARRELENKRGHFLMLKVGKRINTMDYRDSLIKELQKHYTNINYDKIIVCGDGDTWIREIANSFGNVRYILDGYHAIKKLKQTAFNIIFENRKVTLNSWIKLYKDGNHQELIKNIRNVAKNELNKDIKTNLRKASNYFSNNKQGINNQNLEWNIGCSIESDVSHLVKQQLGYGAKIYNHKNLNNLLHLRMANLNKLNVLHYINENINSEIEIRKEIYKTSLWNKYNKKNDDSWINKGSIVYTNKYRKHKFR
- a CDS encoding ATP-dependent helicase produces the protein MKEVINLKHLNEKQRLAVLSSEGANRIIAGAGSGKTRVIIYKIAHLIHNLAINSSQILAVTFTNKATNEMKSRLNELVGNDESKYIWIHTYHAFCVRVLRRDIMVLGYTKDFIIIDTVDKINILKNISKNKQYNFDNNEIKKVSSMISYLKNNQLSYCDVINNAFYYEYKQQWLEIYKIYLQYLSKNNMVDFDDLLILTLKLFSQHSEVLQKWQKQFSYVLVDEFQDTNELQFQLINYLVKIHQNITVVGDPDQTIYSFRGAKARLILDFNNYFPNAKTFILNQNYRSIQNILDVANILISYNHSRIAKDLFAMNNRGNKIKLYCGNTSICEANWVIKEIKKLVEKNILLKNILILYRANHLSHHLETALINNYINYRIYGAFKFFERKEIKDVLAYLKTLVYGDELSIIRILNLIKGVGITTINNLIEQSQNSEQSLLKYLMVNVSSLKPSIVKLVTYLKVWKEKLKSYEKITCLAQDFLNNGTYLQQLVDGFEGERLENVKELFNHMENYDLQNYDSLQGIELLQHYLQEVSLYVDQDENSVVQDKVSLMTIHNAKGLEYDFVFVIGLNEGVFPNTLSIEEGITAIEEERRVLYVAITRAKKGLFLSYSKGFSYIANNYCLPSRFITEIDTSLLEIKFN